Proteins from a genomic interval of bacterium:
- a CDS encoding glycosyltransferase: MISVVIPVRNGARTLDACLAAACAAAQPDGEVVVVDDGSADDSAGIAARHPCRLVRLPAPR; encoded by the coding sequence GTGATCTCGGTCGTCATACCCGTCCGCAACGGCGCGCGCACGCTGGACGCGTGCCTCGCGGCCGCGTGCGCCGCGGCGCAGCCCGACGGCGAGGTCGTCGTCGTCGACGACGGCTCCGCCGACGACAGCGCCGGCATCGCGGCGCGCCACCCCTGCCGCCTCGTGCGCCTTCCCGCGCCGCG